The following coding sequences are from one Tachysurus vachellii isolate PV-2020 chromosome 7, HZAU_Pvac_v1, whole genome shotgun sequence window:
- the ntn4 gene encoding netrin-4 isoform X1: MERWVLFLVLACSAAHSVRSGCENHVCNPRMGNLATGRPMLTDTQCGSATPEYLCNYDVGSCVPRCEVCHRHAHPPTFMTDSSFTQPRTWWQSAGDAITETLQLDLEVEFYFTHLIVIFHSPRPAAMTVEGSQDFGHTWRTLHLYAHNCSSWFGLKDGFSCTEKYSSPRPCSGGEVIYRVLSPWGKLNPYSTEARAQLGITNLRVRLLQPQPCPCQLKESNTGFSTVPYAISDFILKGACLCHGHSDQCVPASGYQATPNRGHNVVHGKCVCRHHTAGDHCERCDRLYNDQPWRPASGLNGEAHQCAKCKCNGHAESCHFDRSLWLLSGQKSGGVCHCLHNTTGRHCQQCQLGFYRHPERQLTAVNTCTACLCDHVGTESCNPANGDCTCKPGVASPLCDKCMLGYWGFSEYGCRPCHCAGDCDPYTGDCMTGSDHVHNNTLFRLEELFSAMNFQEKCDCKQQSLRNKKIFCIMKYTYALKVRVLAAHDKGSHAEVDVKVLKVLWSSSTLRYMQGTVTLYPESWTIRGCTCPVLYPGKEYLVAGHHDVKKGQLLVNMKSLVKPWRANHSRRVLQLLKTKCT, encoded by the exons GATGTGAGAACCATGTATGTAATCCTCGTATGGGCAACCTGGCCACGGGGCGTCCCATgcttacagacacacagtgcGGCTCCGCTACACCAGAGTACTTATGTAACTATGATGTTGGCAGCTGTGTACCACGGTGTGAAGTGTGCCACCGTCATGCTCATCCACCCACCTTCATGACCGACTCATCCTTCACACAGCCACGTACATGGTGGCAATCAGCCGGAGATGCTATCACTGAAACATTGCAGTTGGACCTAGAGGTGGAATTTTACTTTACACACTTGATTGTGATCTTTCACTCACCACGTCCTGCAGCCATGACTGTGGAAGGTTCACAGGATTTTGGGCATACATGGCGCACCCTGCACTTATACGCCCACAACTGCAGCTCCTGGTTTGGACTCAAGGATGGCTTTAGCTGCACTGAAAAATACTCATCACCAAGGCCATGTAGTGGTGgggag GTTATATATCGTGTTCTGTCTCCCTGGGGCAAATTAAACCCCTACAGCACAGAGGCTCGTGCCCAGCTTGGCATCACCAATCTCCGTGTCCGCTTGTTGCAGCCCCAGCCATGCCCATGCCAACTCAAAGAGAGCAATACCGGCTTCAGTACTGTTCCCTATGCCATCTCTGACTTCATCCTGAAGGGAGCCTGCTTGTGCCATGGCCATTCTGATCAGTGTGTGCCAGCCAGCGGCTACCAGGCCACACCCAATCGTGGCCACAATGTG GTGCatggcaagtgtgtgtgtcggcATCACACAGCAGGAGATCACTGTGAGAGATGTGATCGTCTCTATAATGACCAACCTTGGAGACCAGCAAGTGGCCTAAATGGAGAAGCTCACCAGTGTGCCA AGTGCAAGTGTAATGGACATGCAGAGAGCTGCCACTTTGACCGAAGCTTGTGGTTGCTTTCTGGTCAGAAAAGTGGAGGTGTGTGTCACTGCTTGCACAACACAACAGGTCGACACTGTCAGCAGTGCCAGTTAGGCTTTTACAGACATCCAGAGAGACAACTGACCGCTGTCAACACCTGTACAG CTTGTTTGTGCGATCATGTTGGAACTGAGAGTTGTAACCCTGCTAATGGGGACTGTACCTGCAAGCCTGGTGTGGCCAGTCCGCTGTGTGACAAGTGCATGCTGGGATACTGGGGTTTCAGTGAGTATGGCTGCAGACCTTGCCACTGTGCAGGTGACTGTGATCCATACACTGGAGACTGCATGACGGG GTCAGATCATGTTCACAACAACACCTTATTTCGACTGGAGGAACTTTTTTCTGCTATGAACTTCCAAG AGAAATGTGACTGTAAGCAACAGTCTCTTAGGAACAAGAAAATCTTCTGCATTATGAAATATACCTATG ctttaaAGGTAAGAGTGTTGGCAGCACATGATAAAGGCTCTCATGCTGAGGTGGATGTTAAAGTTCTGAAGGTGCTGTGGAGCAGCTCCACCCTCAGGTACATGCAAGGTACTGTCACTCTCTATCCAGAATCCTGGACCATTCGTGGCTGTACCTGCCCTGTACTGTACCCAG GGAAGGAATATCTAGTTGCTGGGCACCACGATGTGAAGAAAGGTCAACTTCTAGTCAACATGAAGAGTTTAGTGAAGCCATGGAGAGCCAATCACAGTCGTCGAGTGCTACAACTCCTTAAAACTAAATGCACCTGA
- the ntn4 gene encoding netrin-4 isoform X2, producing the protein MGNLATGRPMLTDTQCGSATPEYLCNYDVGSCVPRCEVCHRHAHPPTFMTDSSFTQPRTWWQSAGDAITETLQLDLEVEFYFTHLIVIFHSPRPAAMTVEGSQDFGHTWRTLHLYAHNCSSWFGLKDGFSCTEKYSSPRPCSGGEVIYRVLSPWGKLNPYSTEARAQLGITNLRVRLLQPQPCPCQLKESNTGFSTVPYAISDFILKGACLCHGHSDQCVPASGYQATPNRGHNVVHGKCVCRHHTAGDHCERCDRLYNDQPWRPASGLNGEAHQCAKCKCNGHAESCHFDRSLWLLSGQKSGGVCHCLHNTTGRHCQQCQLGFYRHPERQLTAVNTCTACLCDHVGTESCNPANGDCTCKPGVASPLCDKCMLGYWGFSEYGCRPCHCAGDCDPYTGDCMTGSDHVHNNTLFRLEELFSAMNFQEKCDCKQQSLRNKKIFCIMKYTYALKVRVLAAHDKGSHAEVDVKVLKVLWSSSTLRYMQGTVTLYPESWTIRGCTCPVLYPGKEYLVAGHHDVKKGQLLVNMKSLVKPWRANHSRRVLQLLKTKCT; encoded by the exons ATGGGCAACCTGGCCACGGGGCGTCCCATgcttacagacacacagtgcGGCTCCGCTACACCAGAGTACTTATGTAACTATGATGTTGGCAGCTGTGTACCACGGTGTGAAGTGTGCCACCGTCATGCTCATCCACCCACCTTCATGACCGACTCATCCTTCACACAGCCACGTACATGGTGGCAATCAGCCGGAGATGCTATCACTGAAACATTGCAGTTGGACCTAGAGGTGGAATTTTACTTTACACACTTGATTGTGATCTTTCACTCACCACGTCCTGCAGCCATGACTGTGGAAGGTTCACAGGATTTTGGGCATACATGGCGCACCCTGCACTTATACGCCCACAACTGCAGCTCCTGGTTTGGACTCAAGGATGGCTTTAGCTGCACTGAAAAATACTCATCACCAAGGCCATGTAGTGGTGgggag GTTATATATCGTGTTCTGTCTCCCTGGGGCAAATTAAACCCCTACAGCACAGAGGCTCGTGCCCAGCTTGGCATCACCAATCTCCGTGTCCGCTTGTTGCAGCCCCAGCCATGCCCATGCCAACTCAAAGAGAGCAATACCGGCTTCAGTACTGTTCCCTATGCCATCTCTGACTTCATCCTGAAGGGAGCCTGCTTGTGCCATGGCCATTCTGATCAGTGTGTGCCAGCCAGCGGCTACCAGGCCACACCCAATCGTGGCCACAATGTG GTGCatggcaagtgtgtgtgtcggcATCACACAGCAGGAGATCACTGTGAGAGATGTGATCGTCTCTATAATGACCAACCTTGGAGACCAGCAAGTGGCCTAAATGGAGAAGCTCACCAGTGTGCCA AGTGCAAGTGTAATGGACATGCAGAGAGCTGCCACTTTGACCGAAGCTTGTGGTTGCTTTCTGGTCAGAAAAGTGGAGGTGTGTGTCACTGCTTGCACAACACAACAGGTCGACACTGTCAGCAGTGCCAGTTAGGCTTTTACAGACATCCAGAGAGACAACTGACCGCTGTCAACACCTGTACAG CTTGTTTGTGCGATCATGTTGGAACTGAGAGTTGTAACCCTGCTAATGGGGACTGTACCTGCAAGCCTGGTGTGGCCAGTCCGCTGTGTGACAAGTGCATGCTGGGATACTGGGGTTTCAGTGAGTATGGCTGCAGACCTTGCCACTGTGCAGGTGACTGTGATCCATACACTGGAGACTGCATGACGGG GTCAGATCATGTTCACAACAACACCTTATTTCGACTGGAGGAACTTTTTTCTGCTATGAACTTCCAAG AGAAATGTGACTGTAAGCAACAGTCTCTTAGGAACAAGAAAATCTTCTGCATTATGAAATATACCTATG ctttaaAGGTAAGAGTGTTGGCAGCACATGATAAAGGCTCTCATGCTGAGGTGGATGTTAAAGTTCTGAAGGTGCTGTGGAGCAGCTCCACCCTCAGGTACATGCAAGGTACTGTCACTCTCTATCCAGAATCCTGGACCATTCGTGGCTGTACCTGCCCTGTACTGTACCCAG GGAAGGAATATCTAGTTGCTGGGCACCACGATGTGAAGAAAGGTCAACTTCTAGTCAACATGAAGAGTTTAGTGAAGCCATGGAGAGCCAATCACAGTCGTCGAGTGCTACAACTCCTTAAAACTAAATGCACCTGA